The Phycisphaeraceae bacterium genome includes a window with the following:
- a CDS encoding N-acetyltransferase: protein MLIRRARVADVPEIARLINDSAELGLMLPKSLASLYENVRELFVAVEKDRVVGVGGLSIIWADLAEVCSLVVDSGCRGKGLGGRLVEASIDEARRLGIRRLMTLTYERAFFERLGFEVIDRQKLPLKVWSECQRCPKNQACDEIAMIRVLDDVPQISIPQPDHLAPKPPLLPILAKGQSLQKGGAARAAFPPAEDD from the coding sequence ATGTTGATCCGCCGTGCGCGTGTTGCGGACGTTCCGGAGATCGCGCGGCTTATTAACGACAGTGCCGAGCTTGGGCTGATGCTGCCTAAATCGTTGGCGAGTCTTTATGAGAACGTGCGCGAGTTGTTTGTGGCGGTCGAGAAGGATCGAGTGGTTGGGGTTGGTGGGTTGTCGATTATCTGGGCGGACCTCGCTGAGGTCTGCTCGCTGGTGGTTGACTCGGGTTGCCGGGGCAAGGGACTCGGGGGGAGACTGGTTGAGGCTTCGATCGATGAAGCCCGGCGGCTTGGCATCAGGCGATTGATGACGCTGACGTATGAGCGGGCTTTTTTTGAGCGTCTTGGCTTTGAGGTGATTGATCGACAGAAGCTGCCGCTCAAGGTCTGGAGCGAGTGTCAGCGGTGCCCGAAGAATCAGGCATGCGACGAGATTGCGATGATCCGCGTACTGGATGATGTCCCACAGATCAGTATTCCTCAGCCTGATCATCTGGCTCCCAAGCCGCCGCTGCTGCCGATTCTCGCGAAGGGTCAGTCCTTGCAGAAGGGCGGGGCAGCGCGTGCTGCTTTTCCGCCGGCCGAGGACGACTAG